Proteins encoded together in one Thermococcus gammatolerans EJ3 window:
- a CDS encoding 1,4-alpha-glucan branching protein → MKGYFTFVLHTHIPYVRKHGKWPFGEEWLYEAMSESYLPLLMEFERLRDSGVRFQLVVNITPVLMEQLVDDYVKAEFEKYLLRKIERTREDLESGKYPEKPVREVLRHFERVYSYWKAINGDIIGKFRELQGEGYLEIITSPATHAYLPLLWREESIRSQIANGIATYEKHFGRRPQGMWVSECAYRPSGEWKLPGGRTVKRKGIEKFLEEFGIEYFFVESNLIDNGPVSDSYGAPVPTGSLATLRPYWVKGSNVVVFARNRETGHQVWSAHYGYPGDFWYREFHRKAPKSGNQYWRITGKDVDLGEKDFYDPEKALERVEEHARHFVSLVEGLLSRFEEETGEKGIIVSPYDTELFGHWWYEGVKWLGRVLELLAERGIKTTTLSAFLLNYSGERLEVELPEGSWGANADHSTWWNEQTEWTWEEIYRAEDRMVALASRFYGKDNLGDRAIEQLARELLILEASDWQFLITTGQAKAYAERRVLLHSRDFHRLANEVVRYFRTGEMDVSLLEGLEERDNPFRPVIASYYVGENPPELEEFVEPPEVPPEERDRTEEVRGTFVEAEAELEESVFEGSDGRFYASSLAFVKRRKPKVPLAKRVDTRLAKRVERIGKPEKPKAEKKRAKVKNLIDIKGIGPKTLAKLNKAGIKTPEDLLNADLKELARKTRISIKRLRKFLAQIS, encoded by the coding sequence ATGAAAGGCTACTTCACGTTCGTCCTCCACACTCATATTCCCTACGTCAGAAAGCACGGCAAGTGGCCCTTCGGAGAGGAGTGGCTCTATGAGGCGATGAGCGAGAGCTACCTACCCCTGCTCATGGAGTTCGAGCGTTTAAGGGACTCTGGCGTTCGCTTCCAGCTCGTCGTGAACATAACGCCCGTCCTGATGGAACAGCTGGTCGACGACTACGTCAAGGCCGAGTTCGAGAAGTACCTCTTGAGGAAAATCGAAAGAACAAGGGAGGATCTCGAATCTGGCAAATACCCCGAGAAACCTGTTAGGGAAGTCCTCCGCCACTTCGAGCGTGTTTACTCCTACTGGAAGGCCATAAACGGAGACATAATAGGCAAATTCCGGGAACTTCAGGGTGAGGGCTACCTTGAAATAATAACCTCCCCCGCGACACACGCCTACCTCCCCCTCCTCTGGAGGGAAGAATCAATACGCTCCCAGATAGCCAACGGGATAGCGACCTACGAGAAGCACTTCGGAAGGAGACCGCAGGGTATGTGGGTTTCCGAGTGCGCCTACCGGCCGAGTGGCGAGTGGAAGCTTCCCGGCGGAAGAACTGTCAAGAGGAAGGGGATAGAGAAGTTCCTCGAGGAGTTTGGAATCGAGTACTTCTTCGTCGAGAGCAACCTCATTGATAACGGACCGGTCAGCGACTCCTACGGCGCTCCGGTTCCTACCGGTTCACTCGCAACGCTCCGACCCTACTGGGTCAAGGGGTCAAACGTTGTGGTCTTCGCGAGGAACCGCGAGACGGGCCATCAGGTCTGGAGCGCCCACTACGGCTACCCCGGCGACTTCTGGTACAGAGAGTTCCACAGGAAGGCCCCGAAGAGCGGTAACCAGTACTGGCGTATAACTGGCAAGGACGTTGATTTGGGCGAGAAGGACTTCTACGACCCCGAGAAGGCCCTTGAACGGGTTGAAGAGCACGCGAGGCACTTCGTTTCCCTCGTCGAGGGCCTGCTCTCGAGGTTCGAGGAGGAAACGGGCGAGAAAGGAATAATCGTCTCTCCATACGACACCGAGCTCTTCGGCCACTGGTGGTACGAGGGAGTTAAGTGGCTTGGCAGGGTTCTTGAGCTTTTAGCCGAGCGCGGAATCAAGACGACAACACTTTCGGCCTTCCTCTTGAACTACTCAGGGGAGAGGCTTGAGGTTGAACTGCCCGAAGGCTCGTGGGGCGCCAACGCGGACCACTCGACCTGGTGGAACGAGCAAACCGAATGGACGTGGGAAGAGATATACCGCGCCGAGGACAGGATGGTCGCGCTGGCGAGCCGCTTTTACGGGAAAGATAATCTCGGCGACAGGGCGATAGAACAGCTCGCGAGAGAACTCTTAATCCTCGAGGCGAGCGACTGGCAGTTCCTCATAACAACTGGCCAGGCAAAGGCCTACGCGGAGAGGCGCGTTTTGCTCCACAGCAGGGACTTCCACAGGCTTGCAAACGAGGTAGTCAGGTATTTCAGGACCGGGGAGATGGACGTTTCACTCCTCGAGGGGCTCGAGGAGCGCGACAACCCCTTCAGGCCAGTTATAGCTTCCTATTACGTCGGCGAAAATCCGCCCGAGCTTGAGGAGTTCGTCGAACCGCCCGAGGTCCCGCCCGAAGAAAGGGATAGAACGGAGGAAGTGAGAGGAACGTTCGTTGAGGCGGAGGCCGAGCTCGAGGAGAGCGTTTTCGAGGGTTCCGATGGGAGGTTCTACGCGAGTTCACTCGCCTTCGTAAAGAGGAGGAAGCCGAAGGTTCCCCTCGCGAAGAGAGTTGACACGAGGCTCGCCAAGAGGGTCGAGAGGATTGGAAAGCCCGAGAAGCCGAAGGCCGAGAAGAAACGCGCAAAAGTAAAGAACCTCATTGACATCAAGGGCATCGGCCCTAAAACCCTCGCGAAGCTGAACAAGGCGGGGATAAAAACGCCTGAGGACTTGCTTAACGCTGACCTTAAAGAGCTCGCGAGAAAAACCCGGATTTCGATAAAGAGGCTGAGAAAGT